The Halobacterium litoreum genome includes a region encoding these proteins:
- the lysW gene encoding lysine biosynthesis protein LysW, which produces MSTCTECGADVAVHDDAEAGEILDCGTCGTELEVVDTAPPTLERAPDLAEDWGE; this is translated from the coding sequence ATGAGCACGTGTACCGAGTGCGGGGCCGACGTGGCCGTGCACGACGACGCCGAAGCGGGCGAGATACTGGACTGTGGCACCTGTGGCACCGAGCTGGAAGTCGTCGACACCGCTCCCCCGACCCTCGAGCGAGCGCCGGACCTCGCCGAGGACTGGGGGGAGTGA